A single genomic interval of Pan paniscus chromosome 18, NHGRI_mPanPan1-v2.0_pri, whole genome shotgun sequence harbors:
- the CES4A gene encoding LOW QUALITY PROTEIN: carboxylesterase 4A (The sequence of the model RefSeq protein was modified relative to this genomic sequence to represent the inferred CDS: inserted 1 base in 1 codon): MYVSTRERYKWLRFSEDCLYLNVYAPARAPGDPQLPVMVWFPGGAFIVGAASSYEGSDLAAREKVVLVFLQHRLGIFGFLRWRGRTDDSHARGNWGLLDQMAALRWVQENIAAFGGDPGNVTLFGQSAGAMSISGLMMSPLASGLFHRAISQSGTALFRLFITRNPLKVAKKVAHLAGCNHNSTQILVNCLRALSGTKVMRVSNKMRFLQLNFQRDPEEIIWSMSPVVDGVVIPDDPLVLLTQGQVSSVPYLLGVNNLEFNWLLPYITKFPLNRQAMRKETITKMLWSTRTLLNITKEQVPLVVEEYLDNVNEHDWKMLRNRMMDIVQDATFVYATLQTAHYHRDAGLPVYLYEFEHHARGIIVKPXTDGADHGDEMYFLFGGPFTTGLSMGKEKALSLRMMKYWANFARTGNPNDGNLPCWPRYNKDEKYLQLDFTTRVGMKLKEKKMAFWMSLYRSQRPEKQRQF, translated from the exons ATGTACGTCAGTACGCGGGAACGGTACAAATGGCTGCGCTTCAGCGAGGACTGTCTGTACCTGAACGTGTACGCGCCGGCGCGCGCGCCCGGGGATCCCCAGCTGCCA GTGATGGTCTGGTTCCCGGGAGGCGCCTTCATCGTGGGCGCTGCTTCTTCGTACGAGGGCTCTGACTTGGCCGCCCGCGAGAAAGTGGTGCTGGTGTTTCTGCAGCACAGGCTCGGCATCTTCGGCTTCCTGAGGTGGCGGGGCCG CACGGACGACAGCCACGCGCGCGGGAACTGGGGGCTGCTGGACCAGATGGCGGCTCTGCGCTGGGTGCAGGAGAACATCGCAGCCTTCGGGGGAGACCCAGGAAATGTGACCCTGTTCGGCCAGTCGGCGGGGGCCATGAGCATCTCAGGACTG ATGATGTCACCCCTAGCCTCGGGTCTCTTCCATCGGGCCATTTCCCAGAGTGGCACCGCGTTATTCAGACTTTTCATCACTCGTAACCCACTGAAAGTGGCCAAG AAGGTTGCCCACCTGGCTGGATGCAACCACAACAGCACACAGATCCTGGTAAACTGCCTGAGGGCACTATCAGGGACCAAGGTGATGCGTGTGTCCAACAAGATG AGATTCCTCCAACTGAACTTCCAGAGAGACCCTGAAGAG ATTATCTGGTCCATGAGCCCTGTGGTGGATGGTGTGGTGATCCCAGATGACCCTTTGGTGCTCCTGACCCAGGGGCAGGTTTCATCTGTGCCCTACCTTCTAGGTGTCAACAACCTGGAATTCAATTGGCTCTTGCCTTAT ATCACGAAGTTCCCGCTAAACCGGCAGGCGATGAGAAAGGAAACCATCACTAAGATGCTCTGGAGTACTCGCACCCTGTTG AATATCACCAAGGAGCAGGTACCACTTGTGGTGGAGGAGTACCTGGACAATGTCAATGAGCATGACTGGAAGATGCTACGAAACCGTATGATGGACATAGTTCAAGATGCCACTTTCGTGTATGCCACGCTGCAGACTGCTCACTACCACCGAG ATGCCGGCCTCCCTGTCTACCTGTATGAATTTGAGCACCACGCTCGTGGAATAATCGTCAAAC CCACTGATGGGGCAGACCATGGGGATGAGATGTACTTCCTCTTTGGGGGCCCCTTCACCACAG GCCTTTCCATGGGTAAGGAGAAGGCACTTAGCCTCCGGATGATGAAATACTGGGCCAACTTTGCCCGCACAGG AAACCCCAATGATGGGAATCTGCCCTGCTGGCCACGCTACAACAAGGATGAAAAGTACCTGCAGCTGGATTTTACCACAAGAGTGGGCATGAAGCTCAAGGAGAAGAAGAtggctttttggatgagtctgtACCGGTCTCAAAGACCTGAGAAGCAGAGGCAATTCTAA